The region TTTAGGGTTGTTCAACAAACGTTGTTTATAAGCAGAGTCTTCCATTGCCTTAGCAATGATACGTTCTTGAATTTCTAAAGCGTTGATGGTTTCAGAATTGATAGACATGGTTAATTCTCCAGTATTGATTGAAGTTTAATTGTTTTTGTTATCATTCTTTTACAAGTTATAAATAGCAACTTGTAATTCAGGAATGATATTTACTTTCGTCTTTGTTGCCACTTTTTCAGGGTATGTTCTATACCTGCAAAAACAGAAACTTGAGCAGCTGTGCTGGCAATCAATTTTGATACAAAGGATATTGATGCCCCTGCAACAGCCTCTAGTTCTGGCTGAGAAATAATTCCATCACGCACCAGTTCATCAATATCAATTGGTAATACTAAATAGAGTTGTTTGGGACTCTGTTGTAAAACCTCAACTGATAAATTTTCTGGTAAGTCAGCACCTAATTCTTCTGCTAAAACCGCTCTAGCATCACTTAATAAGCGTTGTTTATAGGCGGGATCTTCTATTGCTTTTGCAATGATAAGTTCTTGCAAACTTTCAGGACTCAATCCTTCAGAATTTGTAGTCATGATGGATGATGAATTTAGAGAACAGTTTGATGAATTGTTCTAACTTATACCAAGTCTCAATGAAGTGGAGTACATAGTTTCATAGAGTATTTAAACCAGTGTGATAGCTTTGAATACCTAGCTATGTACTCCATTCTTAGGCATTTGAATGATTTCGATGAAAAAGGTTATCTTAACCTTTGCGAGACTTGACGTTATAGTAAATTGAACCAATTACAGATGAGATTGTCGCACTAATACCTGAGACACTTTGTAAAAGCTCTGACTTACTTTTTACGTTTCCAGGTTTAGTAATTCTTATGCGTAAGCCGCCGGCTACTGCTTCTAATTCTTCTTGGGTAATGATGCCTTCGCGGACTAGTTGATCCAAATCTGTTGGTAGCACTAGATAAAGATGATTAGCACTTTGTTGCAATACTTGAATTGTGACATCGTCACTTAATTTCTCACCCAATTCTTCTTCTACTACTGCTTTAGCATCATTTAACAAACGTTGCTTGTAAGCAGGGTCTTCTATTGCTTTAGCAATAATACGCTCTTCTAAGGTGCTTGGGGTGAATTCTTCAGAGTTTATAGTCATGGTTGCAGTTTAGTGAATTTGCTTGTGGGAAATATTCAATCTTGAAAATTACTATTTTCTTGCTTGCACTTATTTAGGTCTTGTGGTGTGTCTTTGGCTTAAAACACCAAGAGTTAGGGCAGCCACAGCACTCTTTAAAGAGGCTTCAATATTTTTAAAATTTCGTGTCTGTCCATTCACATTTCCTGGGTGAATACTAATTTTCGCGCTCAATCGGCTGACAACACCACCACCTGCTACTGCTTCTA is a window of Aulosira sp. FACHB-615 DNA encoding:
- a CDS encoding NHLP leader peptide family RiPP precursor — protein: MTINSEEFTPSTLEERIIAKAIEDPAYKQRLLNDAKAVVEEELGEKLSDDVTIQVLQQSANHLYLVLPTDLDQLVREGIITQEELEAVAGGLRIRITKPGNVKSKSELLQSVSGISATISSVIGSIYYNVKSRKG
- a CDS encoding NHLP leader peptide family RiPP precursor yields the protein MTTNSEGLSPESLQELIIAKAIEDPAYKQRLLSDARAVLAEELGADLPENLSVEVLQQSPKQLYLVLPIDIDELVRDGIISQPELEAVAGASISFVSKLIASTAAQVSVFAGIEHTLKKWQQRRK